One segment of Helicobacter anatolicus DNA contains the following:
- a CDS encoding type IV pilus twitching motility protein PilT, whose translation MLEVLGDLIARGVSDIFCYADKPLYYKIQDHLYQGRILTQQILLDFLVQHTDKSLIHAVNEGDERDFSFSYQKYFCRVHVFLSEGSIAVFLRILPQEVLSLFENKIFDSFKKVLENEKGLILVVGATGSGKTTMANAVLDYLNSSFVKHIVCIEDPIEYRHVNKKSCFTYREVGKDTKSFEKGIVSAMRQNPDVIFIGELRDKKSIQTALFAAHTGHVVLATMHARNSVGAISRLLNVFEDKMRTIEVAESLVGIIAQQKQNLEFDCEILLNTLAIKNLIKEEKLHQIPSVMALAQNQGMKVFKNKD comes from the coding sequence ATGCTTGAAGTTTTAGGCGATTTGATCGCTAGAGGGGTGAGTGATATTTTTTGTTATGCAGATAAGCCATTGTATTATAAAATACAAGATCATTTATACCAAGGTAGAATTTTAACACAACAAATACTTTTGGATTTTTTAGTGCAACATACAGATAAATCATTAATTCATGCAGTTAATGAGGGGGATGAGAGAGATTTTTCTTTTTCCTATCAAAAATATTTTTGTCGGGTACATGTATTTTTGTCTGAAGGGTCAATAGCTGTATTTTTAAGAATTCTTCCTCAAGAAGTCTTAAGTCTTTTTGAAAATAAGATTTTTGATTCTTTTAAAAAAGTTTTGGAAAATGAAAAAGGTTTGATTTTGGTGGTTGGTGCTACAGGTAGTGGAAAAACAACAATGGCAAATGCGGTTTTAGATTATTTGAATAGTTCTTTTGTAAAACATATTGTGTGTATTGAGGATCCTATTGAATATAGGCATGTTAATAAAAAAAGCTGTTTTACTTATCGTGAAGTTGGCAAGGATACAAAAAGTTTTGAAAAAGGTATTGTGAGTGCGATGCGTCAAAATCCTGATGTGATATTTATTGGAGAGTTGAGGGATAAAAAAAGTATACAAACTGCTTTATTTGCAGCGCATACAGGGCATGTTGTACTTGCTACGATGCATGCTAGAAATAGTGTCGGCGCTATCTCACGGCTTTTGAATGTTTTTGAAGATAAGATGCGAACGATTGAAGTTGCAGAAAGTTTGGTAGGGATTATTGCACAGCAAAAACAGAATTTAGAATTTGATTGTGAAATTTTGCTAAATACTCTTGCGATCAAAAATCTTATCAAAGAAGAAAAACTTCATCAAATTCCTTCGGTTATGGCACTGGCACAAAATCAAGGAATGAAAGTTTTTAAAAATAAGGACTGA
- a CDS encoding DUF4006 family protein, whose protein sequence is MNKLFGINGILGLLIAVVLLLVVVFLLGYQGIMIQKEQASNYYTIDRSAVEMKSIDNIQHYKLKDK, encoded by the coding sequence ATGAATAAGTTGTTTGGAATCAATGGGATTTTAGGGCTTTTGATTGCTGTAGTATTATTGCTTGTTGTTGTATTTCTTTTAGGATATCAAGGGATTATGATTCAAAAAGAACAAGCAAGTAACTATTACACAATCGACAGAAGTGCGGTAGAGATGAAAAGTATTGATAATATCCAGCATTATAAGTTAAAGGATAAATAA
- the ccoP gene encoding cytochrome-c oxidase, cbb3-type subunit III, with amino-acid sequence MGWLSDNINLMALIAAIIILILTMMISSFYIKKMRDSKADGELTDHKWDGISEFANNLPIGWTISFIVLMIWGAWYVFFGYPLNAYSQIGEFNEEVQEYNQKFEEKWKSLSMEDKKKMGEGIFLVKCSQCHGIDASGMGAKAQNLTRWGKYQGIEDTIKHGSVGLNYMAGEMPSIELDIKDSEILAKYIMAEISNAHLKFENFDAKSLKKGKELWDSATCSSCHGDDGKGNAGLAADLTQYGTAEFLKEVLSKGKKGHIGKMPSFEYANFSDVQIEALSAFINSLEPLDD; translated from the coding sequence ATTTCATCTTTTTATATTAAAAAGATGCGTGATAGCAAGGCAGATGGAGAATTAACAGATCATAAGTGGGATGGAATTTCAGAGTTTGCTAATAATTTACCAATAGGTTGGACGATTAGCTTTATTGTACTTATGATATGGGGTGCTTGGTATGTGTTTTTTGGTTATCCTTTGAATGCATATTCTCAAATTGGCGAATTTAATGAAGAAGTTCAAGAGTATAACCAAAAGTTTGAAGAAAAATGGAAAAGTCTTTCGATGGAAGATAAGAAAAAAATGGGGGAAGGTATCTTTTTGGTGAAATGTTCGCAATGTCATGGAATTGATGCAAGTGGTATGGGTGCAAAAGCACAGAATCTTACAAGATGGGGTAAATATCAAGGTATAGAGGATACTATTAAACATGGAAGTGTAGGGTTAAATTATATGGCTGGTGAAATGCCTTCTATAGAATTAGATATAAAAGATTCTGAAATATTGGCAAAGTATATCATGGCAGAAATTTCTAATGCTCATCTAAAATTTGAAAACTTTGATGCAAAAAGTCTTAAGAAAGGTAAAGAACTCTGGGATAGTGCGACTTGCTCATCTTGTCATGGTGATGATGGAAAAGGTAATGCAGGTTTAGCTGCTGATTTGACACAATATGGCACTGCAGAATTCCTTAAAGAAGTGTTATCTAAGGGTAAAAAAGGTCATATTGGAAAGATGCCATCTTTTGAATATGCAAATTTTAGTGATGTGCAAATTGAAGCTTTGAGTGCATTTATCAATTCTTTGGAACCACTTGACGATTAA